Part of the Henckelia pumila isolate YLH828 chromosome 2, ASM3356847v2, whole genome shotgun sequence genome is shown below.
tagctttgccaccgcatctttccagtattcacgacgtgttccacgtatctctgttgcgacggtatgtggcggatgaatctcatattttggagcggtctgaggttcaggtgagcaaggatttgacctatgttgagaaacctattcgtatcctggattataagataaggttttgcggaaacaaaagtcattcctttggttttagttcagtggcaagcgtcgaggcactgagaaagctacttgggagcttgaggacaggatgcgtgaagaccatcctgagctgttttgatttcattcttaagttgtattcagttgcaaactctgtaaacgtttgatttaaataaagaatgtttctgatttctgtattacattcaatacttaagatctgatttcgaggacgaaatatcttaagtgggggagaatgtagtagcccgtaccctaattgagaaattaaaggattaatgctaattaaataaaattgggtatcggacggatcggaagctccgaaggcacgatcggaagctccgatgagcgatcgaaGGCACCGAttatattacgtcatccatgacgtgtggttggatcggaagctccgatcaggatcggaagctctgatcacccctatccgaagtcaacaaatgatattttgacacgtggcagatcaggatcttcggaagctccgatggcaggatcgaacgtttcgatcgaggatcggaggttccgatcatggtctataaatagaaggccgaggcttcactttcaattgccaattccgagaatcCCTCAATATTCCAGGCATATTTGAGTAgtttctagccttcctaggcttgacccgggggtcggcgaggcgttcggtagtcgtgagcggagttgtgcccaagatcttgaggcatcgacatcaaagggttaacgacagacgaaggtatagctttttgcttcctataaatatttaggagtatgtaatagcttagttaaggcttttagaacactttaatgatagtagtatcatttggcagtgtagagcagactatcggcgtggacctagagttggtagagtttgcactgatttgaggtacgaaagtactgttcgagatatcctgactgagtatgcatgtattatgtgactgcatggtttatatgtcattgatttatgctgcattcatttgcatactgagctatctccttcgagatgtctgttagtagggttttccctatcttgttagtggttggaattccatcgatttgggtccggcatatccactggtattatggtatgagagccacctcctgaagcgacggcacagcgtgctacataccagggcccggtctgtctctgttatctgatccttgacctcgagtttatagggagtttcactttgcatgcatgtatactcatactctcgtactgagcattttatgctcacgtctcgtactctgtgtttctgacaccctattccatgggcaggtttgcgattggacgaggcgggtggatccaagaggggctaggaagtggttggccagctggagctttcgcctaggttttattctgttgttattagattgatacagctgttcgatttggttgtattatatttgggtatttacagattccttgccttggaattgtataatgtttatggtttccgcagttgaattctgattactattttgattaagttaattgcatgcctaagttctgtttaataggtgatccaggtaagggtcactatagAGACGATCACCAACAGCAACTTGGCGGGCAAGAAGTGATCAATCCGACCAACGGCGATGTAGGAACTCCGAAGTTAGTCAAAATAGCTCCAAAACAATGCACGAAGTGTTTTCCAACAGCCACTCAATACAAAATTTCGAAGCTAAGCAATACACTCCCACCACCGCGCACTTTCAAACAAGGCCACAAGCACTCCAAAGTTGATCCCAATATGCCTTTTGAAGCAAGCGTGGACGTTGGAATTGATAGAAGAAAAACAACGAACACAAGTTGAGCAGCAAGTTAACTCACGTTTGGCAGCAGTCCCGTAGCAAAACCAGAGCCCAAAAACACCTGCGAACTCCAAAACTTGTGCAGCGACAGAAACCATCGAGCAGAAAATTTAGCAACTCAAATAATGCTAACCCATGTTAAGAATAGCTCAAAATCACCAATAAAACAAGATACAAGTGGAGTACGCCCCTGCCATTATCTTTGCAAGCCGCTGCGTGTGTTAGACTATAGTTCTAAATGGTGTGACGAGTTGTGAGATTTCCACCGTCGCCTCCGCCTACCGGAGCAGTAACATCTACGCAAGACAGGTGAGCCCGAGTAAACAAGATCCAAGCCAGAAGAGCCCATTAACGGTCTTTCAAGAAGATTTTCTGCAACTCACCAAGCAAACCCGATTGAGCAGCATGATGTTTTTAAGGTGAAGTGGCCGTTGAACTCGAGATTTAAGAAGTAAAAAACTTTTCAGGAAGCAACGAAATCTATCCAAGATGTTTGGAAAAAGGCAGCCAGAAACGAAAGTCGAAGCCTCCAGATCTCGAAATTACGTTTTTTTTTCAGCGGGAGAAATAGAGGAATTCTTTCTGCCCggatgctttttttttttaagagaaaGAGAGAAATTGAATCAACGCCTCAAACTCAATTTCCCACAAACGGCGCCATTGATGACATCCCAAAAATTCATTCGTCGTCTTTGTGAATCCTCCGACTGTTCTTGCCTGAAAATCATGAATAAACCGGTCAGGGGGCACCAGGATTTCTCCCGGCGTGACctctccgatgcctaagtcaggcaGAGAAACATGGGAGAAAAAATAGAGGAAAACATGGGAAACATCATGGGAAAGAAAGTATAGAAACTTCCTTCCCACGTTGTCTGTAATCAAGAAGAAAacagtatatatataataaaaacttcCCTGTCCTTCAGATAGTTGAGAACGTGTGTTcatgtcagcccactgatgttcATCCATAATTAAAAGGGCCAGACCCATGATCTGATGGGTTGTAGCCCATGATCCGATAATATTGACAAGTCCAAGCCCGAGTGTAGATAGTGAATATTTGCGAGGCCCATATCCAATAATAATTACAAAACATCACTTACCACCAATAACCTCTTTGTTATCACAAATCCCGATCTAAGTTaatgtgaaaaaataaatatatcccGAGATATCAGACGATATTTCAGGATATCCCCTGACATCAATTATTAATAAAACTTTTCATTATTCTTGAtttgttaattaaatatattaactaagatttatttatttatttaataatttcaaatttgaaaaaaaaaaaaaaaaaaaaatggaatctGCCACCCTGCCAACCATGGCAGAAACCTGCCAAATCCGGGGAAGTATGTCCCGGATTATCATactttcataaaattttataacatgatatatttttataatttatttttatttttatattaattatttaaaaaacccCCAAAATCCAATAACAAATGCTGATGACATATTTATACCATATATTGTGAAACAACTAGTAAAATATATCGAAATTAGAgggttcttttatttttttatttttattttgagtcAAGAGTTCTTATACTTCTACATCCGCTAATTCTTTATTTTTGAGTCAAGAATATGGTGGATGAACGACAacatatcaaaattatatatatatatatatatatatatataacttataattaaatatattatatacaaataatataaatatcatATCAATCATTTGAATATAGGTTGTCTTTGTATAGATATAATTCGAAtcaattaatttcaaatttcaatattttttgttgGACAAATATGAAGTGAATTCAAATTCATTCCTCATCAAATCATGTAAAAGTTAATTTCAAATACCCCTCAGATTTATTCTTTCGAATCGATCACACGCACATCAACCCTTCACACAACTTTGATGGCATTTCATCCCACAGGGTATAACAATTTCCACAAAAAATCCGGCAATAATCAAAGAAAGAAAGCGTTAGAGAACATACAGCGagaatatatatagaaataataATTAACTCCCCTAAATTataatttgtaaaataaaatattatatagacTTCGAATTATAACCAAATAAATCTGATGTACCATACGTACTAAACTCCAAACAATCCAACAATACtggaataaatatttatattcgaCAAAAAGACTGTTTGGTGTTGGTTTTCGAAACGAAAaagtaaaaaacaaaaaataaaaaataaaataaaaacaatttgtTTCGCATAGGTAATTAGtgtcattaaaaaaataattgttttataATCTCGAGATTAACGACGATCGACTTGAAGATGTTGAAAGTTGATGTATATACAATACAATTGTTTCAAATTGCAGATAATGCGGCAGGCTGGTGTATAAAACACAAATCAATGAGAAAAATCCAATCCATTTGCAGGCCATTTAATGGCAAGTAGTGATATAACTTCATTAATTTCTACTACGaatcaaaattttcttttttaattcAAGATGATGGTACGCATCATATGCACCATCTGTGGTCTGCACtcgtttttttaattttgttaagCTTTGCATTGACTTTTCTGCCACTTTTATCTcaatctttttttatttatttagtcgaATATAGAGTTCGTGAAGTAACAAAGTTTTTGAATAGTGCTTATAAGTTCGAAAGCGATATCAACATTTTCTTAATTAATGTGGTTTGCAGGGTATTATATTATTTAGAGGACTCAATGTTACAATGTACAtcataaacaaaaataataataagaaaaaaaaaagaaaaaaatgatggTGGGTTTATATTATGAAATTACTCGATCTCGAATTCTCGATTGATATTCCACactatttttcaaatttaatgtGCAAACAAGTGAGCATGTAAGCTATTTATATAACTTGATTCCTGAACCCCACACCACATGAAAACACCATTTGCATATATATTATCTGTTTTCTACTTATAATATATCTAATTTCATATTTAGATTATTTTTATGTAACTTGGTATTCATAGATGCAACATATATATCTAGCTCTTTAACATCATCCTatttcgaaaaataaaaatcatacatGTAAATTCATATTTTTGCATCAAAATTGAAATGTACGTGCACGTTATAATTGACTTTAAATGTTATTTAAGTTGAAAATGGTAATATATATCTGTTGAGAATTACAACTTGCTAGTACGAAGTGTAAACATTCATAGGCCTTTTGGGGATAATGAAacgatattaatttaattacgttttctaaaaatataaataaacaacATGTTGGTTCTCAATTATTCGTGGAGGGATCTGGTTTTGAATAATTAAGTTTAAAATCTGTGCCTAGGGATTCAAAACATAAGTATTTTTACATTATAAAGAAATAAATCGATTTGAGGTCCCAACAGCTTGGATATACACAACGTTCGCATGTGAAAATATTCTCCTCCCATCTTATATTTCATATGAATTTTTAAGGAAAAAccttaaataacaaaatttatatctggataattaaaatttattttgtcaatttcaaattttttttattggtttgaatattctctttttttttttttttttttttttattcagacGCGCAATCATCTTCAATCATCAAAGCTTAAATAGTACAGATGGGGATAGAAATTTGAATCTGGCCTTGATCTAACAGCAAAAGCCCCACTTTTCTCTCCGTAGACTAATCATAATAACAGGCAAATCTAGAGCAATATGAAGCCTGTGGGTTCGCCGGAGACACCTCCAGCCCACCGCCACCGGACGCAGCAGAGAAGGTTTTTGGGTGCCGCCTTCCAGAAGATCGCCACGCCCACCAGATTCTGCATCCTCCTCTTCTTATCCTTCATCCTCGGTTATCTATGGCACTCACTACCACTCATGTCCCAATCTGCCGCAGATTTACTCGACCACAGCGTCTTCTCGCCGGAGAAGTGCGCGAACCCAGTTTCCGGCGGAGAACGTCCGGCAAACAATCATCGACCGTGTTTTCAATCGCACCTCGCCCTGGGAAGGGTTTCCCCCCAAGCACGTCATCTCCGATGGGCTGATCTTGGAAGAGTGGACCAAAGGATGGGGCTCAAACATGCCGGTCTTCGAGCACTTGATCGAGAAGGCGAGGCCCAAGACCATCATAGAAGTGGGCACGTTTCTTGGAGCATCCGCGATTCACATGGTGGGCCTGACTCGGAAATTGGGCCTGGACAGTCAAATATTGTGCATCGACGATTTCAGGGGGTGGCCCGGATACTACGACGAGGGTAAAGGGATGAAGATGGTGAACGGAGATGTGATGATGCTGTACCAATTCATGCAGAACGTGGTGCGAGCCAACGCCTCCGATTCGATCATGTTCTTGCCATTCTCCACAAACACCGCTCTGGGCGGCCTCTGCGACTGGGGAGTGTACGGAGACCTGGTGGAGGTGGACGCGGCGCACGACTTCCACTCAGCGTGGGTGGACATCAACAATGCTTACAAGGTGTTGAAGAAGCCTGGTGGGATCCTGTTCGGGCACGACATCGTCTGGGTCGGTGTCCGAAAGGCCGTGGAGATATTTGCCCGACTCCACGGTTCAAAATTGCCATCGACGGTGAGCACTGGGTTCTTTACTGATATCTTCTTATCCATTTTCGATCTGCTTTAGCTTCCCATTTCTGCTCTCTCTCTCATTTATTAGTCATTGTTTCTTTTTTGTTGAATCATCAAAAAGTTCAAACGAGCCGTGATTTTGATATATACATGGATCCACTGCTACTCCTGCTGCTGCTGCTAAAATTAGAAATGTGATTGTTTGCAATTCCATCGATCGAGAAAATGAGaatataatttgttttttttttaattattatttccaTTGATTAAACTAACTGGTGTTGATCTGTTATTGGCATTCGATTCAAGATCCCATTTTTGTTTGGGGTTTTTATTCATAGAAAAGTAATAGTCAAATTTGGAAGGAACAGGCTCAACAGAGTCTCGTTTCGATCGCTGGTTGactaaatcaaaatcaaaatcaaccaATGTTCGTGCATATCCATTCGGCTTGCgtgttttctttttaattttgggaatGTTGATTAAGGCATTAAGCCATAATATAGAGAGctaaaataattgaaataatATGGCCcgattatttaatatatattatataaatataatttattgtgCCAGCCAACTACAACTACAACTACAACTACAACTACAACTACGTACGTGGTATGAGAAGGAGTCTAGGTCTTCTCAGATCTGTGTTTGGGTCTACCTTCGATTTTTGCGGTCGaaaatatttctattttaaAACGGAGATTATTATGAAGTATTTAGTTTTTTGAGTGGTGGGTCCAAATAAAAAGTAACAATTTGATAATGCTACATTGCTCCTCTACCACTTGCTGtggatttatgtttttttttatgagtTGGAAAAAATATCTCGAGGATAATAAGTGATCCCCTTCATCTCGGCCTTATGTCCTatcgagatatatatatatatatataatcaatttttttataaaaaaaaaaatctaaaaatcaacaTTTATAAAGTCAAAACATTAACCGTGTTCAGTATGCAGTCCGTAAAACATGATTTTTAGTACATTATAAAAATCTGATTACTTTAAATTGTCTTTAAATTGTATGAACTTCTGGCTTCATCCAAGAAAATTCATGCTTCATATATCATTTTTGTCGCCAAGTGAGTGAGACCGGTAAAAAATAGAGTTTGTTCTGAATTAAATATATCAGATGattctcttaaaaaaaaaaaaaaaaaagaaaagaagaaaagaaaaaaagaatatATCAGATAAGTTGGATCGAGAGGATAAAATTGGATCAAAGTCCagcaaataaatatttcagtCTTTTGGGTTGTGACATAGTATTGTAGAAAACTATTAACAATTATAATCTTAAGGCGcttttattttttagaattttaaaaatatatacatataatatttaGTTTTATGTTTGTGTATTCTACTAAAAATTAATaaggaaacaaaaataaaaaaattagcgagtaaaatttttgattctatattattattaacgttatgtgttttgaatttttatttaattatttttaaaaaataaaaaattaaatcgaATTGATAGGGTTAGTCGGAATTGAGTTCATCATTTCGAGATAATTTCGGTTTGAATCGAGTTCGGGTTGAATATTTTCTAATAAAATTTTGCGTCAACCATATTCGAACCTAGCCGAATTGATTTCTCTGAACCGAAGGTCTAAAAACCCAAACGAATTAAAATAAGTCAAAAGTCGTGCTaactaattttaattaaaaatatatttgtattaaaaaatataatataaaataaatttaataaaactattttaattaggttaaccaattttttttataaatataattaatcacaaaaaattaatttaatcatttcAACTTTTTTACTcgttaaatttttaatttttgtctcTTAAGAGTTTTTCCAGCTGGTCATCAAagtcgaaaataaaaaaatttgatttcgtgtgagagaaaaataaaaaattaataataaataaataatgatttttttacaaaaacatATCTACtaaaacataaattaattaaaaaaaaagaatttggCCACATAGAGAGGTCCCACGTGCAATTGCGGGCAGTGGGCTTCAGGCCCGGACTTGACATGAGGCGAGTGAGTCCACCACCTCAGGCCCAGGTTCAAGAGAGGGCCCAAAAATACATATAATACTATTATTATTGTGTATgactcataaaaaattttaattattgtaaCTCTGTCCAAAACAGGCCCACATTATATAATTCTATTATTATGTGACTCAGATTTCTTTGTCCTCCCCTCTTCATCGCTTACGCCTTACGGACCTATTTTTCTCCCCAAATCACAGTTTGCATCCCATGATAACTCGTGAACAACTCTTGGGTTTCAAGACTTCCGTCACTCTCTTAcaatattgattatttgatttcaTAGACATAAGACAATACATCTATACAcgatatttattttcttttagtttCTTTAACGTCACTCTTAACGTTGTATGTTTTTTTTGTACATTTAAGTCTagagtaatttatatttttctgtTGAAAGATTCTATATAGtaatattaaaaattgaaatatgtTATTTGAGGGGCCCAAATTTTAAGTTCGACTCAGGCCCTGAAACTTGTAGGTGCAGCATTGGTGGGCTTGGAGTGAAATCATGTCGAATGAGTTCCATGACGCATGAGATGCACTTTCTATTGGAAAATCTGAATCTATTAAGCCATTAGCACACTGATCAAAACCTCTATTACACCAGCTTCGCATGGATGTCGACGCAGCTTTTaatgatcaatctaataactaTGCAGTTGGGGGAGTAGTTAGAGATCATAAAGGTAATTTGGTTCTTGCGTTTGGGTTAAGGATTGATAAAACAATTTCAGTCACATACGGGGAACTTATTGCTTTGAGAGAGGGGTTAAATCTGGTAATGAATAAAGGGATGGTCATAGACTCATACATGAAGTAAATATTGATTCTCTGATGGAGGCGCAAGCAGTCGCTTGTCCAGACGAGGATTTCAGTTATATTGGAGCAATTGCCACAGAAGTGAAATATCTGCTTCAGTGCCGTCATATTATCAAGTTGAATCATATTCGTCGAACGGCCAATTCGGTGGCTCACAATCTTGCTTCTTTTGTTATTTCTTCACCATACTCCTTTGTGTGGGAGTTTGGGAATTTTTCACTTTGGCTTGTAAATTTTGTAATTGAAGACGTTTGATAAGTGCAgttagtatgcattattttatagcattttgtgtttagtttgcatgcatttaagttatttttcgttagttttattagtgttttatgttatgtgtttgcattagactcacctggttgaattttgtaggaaattaatcaaaatttggGATTTCTGTGCGTTAAAGCCGCGCGGCGCGAGCCTctttctcgcgcgtgcgcaTAAGGGATGACCAGAGAGCTTACAGGGAAGCCGCGCGCGCGCTGCGCATAGGCGAGTTGATTGAGAATTCGCTGTTTTTTTAACACTACGCGCGCGCGAGACGTCCTAGGCGCGCGCGTGCGTGTCCGCATGACCTAAGTTTCGAGATTTTTAGTTTGAATTGGATTCCAATGGGCACGGCCCtataaatagaatttttatgCTCTTTTTCCGGACTTTTGGATCTTTTGGGAGCACAGGCGGCGGCTAGGAGGGAGTTCTTCAGATTTTCTGCtattctagtatttttattttatgtttttaattttggattattgaattatgtttattagtgagtagtttctttatttcgatcaaggccacgtgattggaccagacagtttatgtaaaaacttgatttatttatttgagattttcagacttaattgagtttattgattatcagatttatctttgccttacaaatttcttggccagttatttgtttgcttgttaatcgattccaatttgtacagaggaggtttcgaattcgatcactttgattttcaacatagtgtaaaactgactagaaatagaattcggtttcattatgcggttttggtgtttactgaattttcacagtgtttatgcatttggatttgattagaattatgaaatattaatccgtcaaatttgaataggtttgattgttttagaaatagtctttcgaataatttaggaaaattcccgtaaattataattaagtctgatatcttagatagaTTGCTTGTTgtgtgaattgtctggtacctacgtgtgtccttgatcgaagtttttcccaaattttaagtaatccaaaatattccagctttattttaattaatttgagttttattgcaattttagttattagtttaaaaaccTGAAATCGCTCTTTTTAATTagcctagattaagtagaaataaatatattttggtaatcatatttttacagtccctgtgggttcgacatctggaccgttgtccactttattataatttgacctggttcgcttgccagtagaattttattcataccgaaatagccggtcaagtttttggcgccgttgccggggactgtttgatatcaaaatttttatttctcttgagattagactgttttttttttatttatctgctttctgaattttttttattttatttgtgtttgtcAGGTACTCATCTGCTAATGCATGCATCGATCTCGACTATTCAAAAATCTCCTACCACTCGATTTGGAGATAGAACGCACGCTTAGTAGGATTCGGAGAGCTAGGAAAGATCTTAATTTGGAGCTTGATTCTGAGTCTGAGGAAGAAATGGCAGAAGAAGTTGACAACCGCACTGTTTGGGATCTTATTAGGCCTccggttgaaggttatggatccagcatcgttcgccccgctgttgaggcgaacaacttTGAGCTTAAAAACCCTCaactattcagatgatccaacTTCAAGCACGATTTGGAGGCACTTATACTGAGgatccttacgctcatctggagcgattcTTGTCGATTTGTGACACATTCAAGTTTAATGGGGTAACCTctgatgcagtgagactgcgattattcccattctctctacagtGCGAAGCCTTGCAGTGGCTTGATGACCTGCCGACTGGTTGTATTACTACTTGGACGGGTCTTGTCCAAGAATTCCTAAAGAAATACTTCCCTCCTACAAAGATGGCTAAGTTATTCTctgatattatatctttcaagcaaaaggagggagaatctctacatgcggcgtggaccaggttcaaaaagatgttgaggacatgtcctcagcataatcttactcaaagccagcagacccAAACGTTCTACAACggagccgatcagtcggttcgatctatgctggatgctgccgccaatggatgcttattcaggaagacgccagctgaagcttgggagatcattggcaacatggcagagagtaatattgggtggccggatgttaaagaaggaaaagaagggTGGAATTCTAGAGGTCGATGTCTTGATGGCCCTGAACGCTAAGATCAACTCTCTAACACAtcaagtggcactcatgaaaacagcgccaacacaagggaatctgaaagaggatcagcagttgtttgaagttgatgctataaattttatgggaaatcaaggacggcagccgtacaactcctacaacaataattataatcagaactggcagtccaagcaagaggagaagaagccgagcttcgaggaaataatgatgaaatatgtggcgggtactgaggctcgtttataaaatcaagaagctatgatgCAGAGGTTGGAAAGTCAGATGGGTCAAATTGCTTCCCAATTGTCAAATCGTCCTACTGGATCTCTACCGAGCAACACTGAGCTCAATCCCAAAAGCGTGAATGCAATTATGGTAGTGACGAGATCACAATCTGAACAGTCTGAGAAGCAACCGGAAGACGAGAAGGCTGTGGAAGGGCCGAAAATTGATGAAGAAAAAGAGGAGGTGCGTACAGAAAAATCCTCCAcgacaggtaagaaaggtaagacttcaaaatttgaagttaataaaaatgttgatttatctactttacctttccctcttagagctaagcaactattatttgattctcaatttaagaattttcttgaaattttcaagaaactgcatattaacataccttttgcagatgctttagctcagatgccgagatatgcaaagtttctgaaagacttgctgaaaaataaaaagaagctgaatgatcttacgcaagtcacaatgaaggaagagtgctcggcggtgttgcaaaagaagcttccaacaaaatctcaggatccagggagtttttctataccctgtcatattggaagtttgtcttttgagaatgtgttgtgtgat
Proteins encoded:
- the LOC140878375 gene encoding uncharacterized protein → MLAWWTCSSTLSNDVHKTLLAGVIRVLRLDPDHRNATDNLSLPLQAACETAAADVGACFDPAPTRCSLWVRRRHLQPTATGRSREGFWVPPSRRSPRPPDSASSSSYPSSSVIYGTHYHSCPNLPQIYSTTASSRRRSARTQFPAENVRQTIIDRVFNRTSPWEGFPPKHVISDGLILEEWTKGWGSNMPVFEHLIEKARPKTIIEVGTFLGASAIHMVGLTRKLGLDSQILCIDDFRGWPGYYDEGKGMKMVNGDVMMLYQFMQNVVRANASDSIMFLPFSTNTALGGLCDWGVYGDLVEVDAAHDFHSAWVDINNAYKVLKKPGGILFGHDIVWVGVRKAVEIFARLHGSKLPSTVSTGFFTDIFLSIFDLL